A single window of Verrucomicrobiota bacterium DNA harbors:
- a CDS encoding DUF4143 domain-containing protein, whose protein sequence is MRAFETYLGLCAARHGQELNLLELSRECGVVANTSKAWFSVLNASYTLWTLPPYFRNFGKRLVKSPKMYF, encoded by the coding sequence TTGCGCGCTTTTGAAACGTACCTTGGGCTCTGTGCCGCTCGGCACGGGCAGGAGTTAAATCTGCTGGAACTCAGCCGGGAATGTGGCGTGGTCGCCAACACTTCCAAGGCGTGGTTCTCGGTGCTTAACGCTTCCTACACCTTGTGGACCTTGCCGCCTTATTTCCGAAATTTTGGCAAACGCCTCGTCAAATCCCCCAAAATGTATTTTTAG
- a CDS encoding DUF4143 domain-containing protein → MAAYLSRQPSAEALWHGAAGGAFFEGFIVMEAVKTFLARGLRPNLYYWRSHDGLEVDLLVEIGGKLYSVEIKQTATPMAGHIQPLLRWQQIIGPTICGESILVCCVQKPTEVASGVLALPWRDFHNWLAQRL, encoded by the coding sequence TTGGCCGCCTATCTCAGTCGGCAACCCAGTGCGGAAGCCCTCTGGCATGGCGCTGCTGGCGGGGCCTTTTTTGAAGGGTTTATCGTCATGGAGGCGGTAAAAACATTCCTCGCTCGCGGCCTCCGCCCCAACTTATATTACTGGCGTTCGCACGACGGGTTGGAAGTGGATCTGCTCGTGGAGATCGGCGGCAAACTGTATAGCGTTGAAATTAAACAAACTGCCACCCCCATGGCGGGTCATATCCAACCCTTGCTGCGCTGGCAGCAAATCATTGGGCCAACCATTTGTGGGGAAAGCATCCTGGTTTGTTGTGTGCAAAAACCTACGGAAGTTGCCTCGGGCGTGTTGGCCCTGCCCTGGCGCGATTTTCATAATTGGCTGGCGCAACGGCTTTGA
- a CDS encoding PEP-CTERM sorting domain-containing protein: MKLRLLVNNMLPALLVLCSASVARAHVFNTWSFNAAIPDGTGGGLAIPLNVTSEFNSISQLSVSLSIKGEYNGDLYAYITHGSGYAVLLNRVGSTVANPYGYGDPGLYVTFADMASDIHNYRLTLNGNQTQPLGVALTGIWAPDGRATSPESVSDTDARTATLSSFDGVDPNGSWTLYVADMSPGGTHTLVGFGLSDNSVQAVPEPSMYMLFGLGLTGWFFWRKRCA; the protein is encoded by the coding sequence ATGAAACTACGTCTCCTTGTGAATAACATGCTGCCTGCCCTGCTCGTGCTGTGCTCAGCCAGCGTCGCCCGCGCCCATGTCTTCAATACATGGTCGTTCAATGCAGCCATCCCCGACGGTACCGGCGGCGGTTTGGCCATCCCCCTGAACGTGACCTCGGAATTCAATTCCATCTCGCAACTATCGGTCTCGTTGAGCATTAAGGGCGAGTATAACGGCGACCTCTATGCCTACATCACGCACGGCTCCGGGTATGCGGTGCTGCTAAACCGCGTTGGCAGCACTGTCGCAAATCCTTACGGGTATGGCGATCCTGGTCTGTACGTCACGTTCGCCGATATGGCGTCCGACATCCATAATTATCGGCTGACGTTGAATGGCAATCAGACTCAACCCTTGGGGGTTGCATTGACCGGCATTTGGGCGCCCGATGGCCGAGCCACCAGTCCCGAGTCCGTCAGCGACACGGACGCCCGCACCGCAACCTTGAGTTCGTTCGATGGCGTTGACCCGAATGGAAGCTGGACCCTGTACGTGGCCGATATGTCTCCGGGCGGCACGCACACGCTCGTGGGTTTTGGACTCAGTGATAATAGCGTCCAGGCGGTGCCGGAGCCTTCGATGTACATGCTCTTCGGCCTGGGGCTGACTGGGTGGTTCTTTTGGCGAAAGCGTTGCGCCTAA